One window from the genome of Leptospira johnsonii encodes:
- a CDS encoding porin, translated as MIRKLRFSIFIFLLCVYSLSGSLFSEELGSPETSSKLKEKTLQIKEENPKVDPKKTSEIHEEGEEGSKKEELNPKKKDDLLIPIQFGFFIDGYYNASLNRPASKELLYTTQATRTNEYNINLAYLDAKVETDKYRGRFAVQFGTSVIANYSGEGTTGKTSNESSIRNMQEAYGGVRLGKSTWLDAGIYFGHLGYESWISHDNFVYTRAFSLDYVPYYVSGARLSGKISDKVSYQLHLNNGYQVVTDNNKDISGGFRLEWNPLSNLMFRWNTFIGNEQPTTTPKETRYYNNFIAEWKPFQRLTLASSFDVAYQERASREDLVYTPEGPIYIRRDGTAFRQTYVGNFWIAYRFLPDWRIGVRLERYLDREQMIVVTNTKDGFQTSGATATLDYQPDPAVLVRFTYQYRRSMDSIYPHENNTSKLDRMFIFSLSLKI; from the coding sequence ATGATCCGCAAATTAAGATTTTCCATATTCATTTTTTTACTCTGCGTATACTCGCTTTCAGGCTCACTTTTTTCTGAAGAGCTTGGGTCCCCAGAAACATCAAGTAAACTGAAAGAGAAAACGTTACAAATCAAAGAAGAAAATCCTAAGGTCGATCCTAAAAAAACTTCGGAGATACATGAGGAAGGGGAAGAAGGTTCTAAAAAAGAAGAACTGAATCCTAAAAAGAAAGATGATCTGTTGATCCCGATCCAATTCGGATTTTTCATAGACGGTTATTACAATGCGAGCTTGAACAGACCTGCTTCCAAAGAACTATTATATACAACCCAAGCCACTCGGACAAACGAATACAATATCAATCTAGCTTATTTGGACGCCAAAGTAGAGACCGATAAATATAGAGGAAGATTCGCTGTCCAATTCGGTACTTCGGTCATCGCGAATTATTCGGGAGAAGGGACCACAGGCAAAACTTCTAACGAATCTTCGATCCGGAACATGCAAGAAGCGTATGGAGGTGTTCGATTAGGAAAATCTACCTGGTTGGATGCAGGGATTTATTTCGGGCATCTAGGATACGAGTCCTGGATCTCTCATGATAATTTTGTTTATACTCGCGCATTCTCTCTGGACTACGTACCTTATTATGTTTCCGGAGCGAGACTGAGCGGAAAGATCAGCGATAAAGTTTCTTACCAACTTCATTTGAATAACGGATACCAAGTAGTGACGGATAATAATAAAGACATCTCTGGAGGTTTCCGATTGGAGTGGAATCCTTTGAGCAACTTGATGTTCCGTTGGAATACTTTCATCGGGAATGAACAGCCCACTACTACTCCGAAAGAAACCCGATATTATAATAATTTTATCGCAGAATGGAAACCGTTCCAACGACTTACATTAGCTTCTTCTTTCGATGTGGCTTATCAAGAAAGAGCAAGTAGAGAAGATCTGGTCTATACTCCGGAAGGTCCGATCTATATTCGTCGAGACGGAACAGCATTCAGACAAACTTACGTGGGAAACTTTTGGATTGCTTATCGATTCTTGCCTGATTGGAGAATAGGTGTTCGATTGGAAAGATATTTGGATCGAGAGCAGATGATCGTGGTCACGAATACCAAGGATGGTTTCCAAACCAGCGGTGCGACTGCAACTTTAGATTATCAGCCGGATCCTGCCGTTTTGGTAAGATTTACCTACCAATACAGAAGATCCATGGATTCCATTTATCCTCATGAGAATAATACATCCAAACTAGACCGCATGTTTATCTTTTCCCTTTCCCTTAAGATCTGA
- a CDS encoding carboxypeptidase M32 yields the protein MWESELQNWENILPAFKAYRDEFRNIYHLRNIGSVLHWDMEIGIPSDGLSERGDQLSFLSGLAHKSFIGDPFRSLAEKARDENTRTDLPGKSLRERELNLLFKDLDRSSCLPISWVEEFSKVTSQAHSIWVDARKKNDASSFLPILQKIVDLVFQKADYFGFSTEAYDALLDEYEPEAKAADLEVLFADLRKSLVPLIAKAKDATFPFQGNFPIDSQIPFNTSLPVLLGLPKSGFRLDSSAHPFSTSLGSFDKRITTRYEESDPLSSVYSVLHETGHALYEAGISLLAGGPSPLKDSVSLGVHESQSRLWENQVGRSKEFWEGIYPLFLKNLGISEASLPFSKLYSFVNKSKPSLIRVEADQITYNLHVILRFQIERAIFKKELVLKDLSGAWKDGMKSLLGVDVPDDSKGFLQDVHWSGGAFGYFPTYSLGNIYAAQLYSAFLKQNPKFPDELKNRETSSLLDWLRKHVHSKGRSLEAKELIRQATGEEPNSKYLVEYLDSKIKEQEVI from the coding sequence ATGTGGGAATCCGAACTTCAAAATTGGGAAAATATCCTTCCGGCCTTCAAGGCCTATAGGGATGAATTCCGTAATATCTATCATCTCAGAAACATTGGAAGCGTCTTGCATTGGGACATGGAGATCGGTATCCCAAGCGACGGCTTAAGTGAAAGAGGAGACCAACTAAGTTTTCTTTCTGGGCTTGCTCATAAATCTTTTATCGGGGATCCTTTTCGTAGTTTGGCGGAAAAAGCCAGAGATGAAAATACCCGCACAGATCTTCCCGGAAAATCTCTCAGAGAAAGAGAACTGAATTTATTGTTCAAAGATCTGGATCGTTCTTCTTGTTTGCCTATCTCATGGGTGGAAGAGTTTTCCAAGGTCACGAGCCAGGCACATTCTATCTGGGTGGATGCCAGAAAGAAGAATGATGCTTCTTCTTTTCTTCCAATCTTACAAAAGATCGTAGATCTTGTTTTTCAAAAGGCAGACTATTTCGGTTTTTCCACAGAGGCGTATGACGCTCTTTTAGATGAGTACGAACCGGAAGCTAAAGCCGCAGATTTAGAAGTTCTATTTGCTGATCTCAGAAAATCCTTGGTTCCTCTGATCGCAAAGGCAAAGGATGCTACGTTTCCTTTTCAGGGAAATTTTCCTATCGATTCTCAAATTCCTTTTAATACAAGTCTTCCCGTTCTTTTGGGTTTGCCTAAGTCCGGGTTTCGCTTGGATTCCAGCGCACATCCGTTCTCCACTTCTTTAGGTTCTTTCGATAAAAGGATCACGACACGTTATGAAGAATCAGATCCTCTTTCTTCCGTGTATTCAGTTCTACATGAGACCGGGCATGCTTTGTATGAAGCTGGGATTTCTTTACTCGCAGGAGGTCCTTCTCCTTTAAAAGATTCGGTTTCTTTAGGTGTTCACGAATCTCAAAGCCGCCTTTGGGAAAATCAAGTGGGAAGGTCCAAGGAATTTTGGGAAGGAATCTATCCTTTATTTCTGAAAAACTTAGGCATCTCGGAGGCTTCTCTTCCTTTTTCTAAACTTTATTCTTTCGTGAACAAATCCAAACCTTCTTTGATAAGAGTAGAAGCAGATCAAATCACTTATAATCTGCATGTAATCCTAAGATTCCAAATTGAAAGAGCGATCTTCAAAAAGGAACTCGTATTAAAAGATCTTTCGGGAGCTTGGAAAGATGGAATGAAATCTTTACTAGGTGTGGATGTTCCGGATGATTCCAAAGGATTTTTGCAGGATGTTCATTGGAGCGGCGGGGCCTTCGGTTATTTTCCTACCTACTCTTTGGGAAATATTTATGCGGCCCAACTCTATTCTGCCTTCTTGAAGCAGAATCCAAAGTTTCCGGATGAATTGAAAAACAGAGAAACTTCTTCTCTCCTTGATTGGCTCAGAAAACATGTTCATAGTAAGGGTAGAAGTTTGGAAGCAAAGGAACTGATCCGTCAAGCAACCGGAGAAGAACCGAATTCCAAATACTTGGTGGAATATTTGGATTCTAAGATCAAAGAACAGGAAGTAATATGA
- a CDS encoding DUF423 domain-containing protein: MASKNSNSIPLFLSAILGFFAVALGAFGAHGLKSVLTPDLLAIYETGARYHLIHAVVLLVLALSGKLSDSKFRRIGFWLIFSGILIFSGSLYALSLTGIRVLGAITPFGGLAFLTGWASIAYSAFSDKE, encoded by the coding sequence AAAAATTCTAACTCTATTCCATTATTCTTATCCGCTATCTTAGGTTTTTTTGCAGTGGCGCTCGGAGCATTCGGAGCCCATGGATTAAAATCAGTATTAACTCCGGACTTGCTTGCCATTTACGAAACCGGAGCAAGATACCATCTCATTCATGCAGTAGTTTTACTCGTGTTAGCATTGAGTGGAAAACTTTCAGACTCCAAATTTAGAAGGATCGGATTTTGGCTGATCTTTAGCGGGATCTTGATCTTCTCCGGTTCATTATACGCGCTTTCTTTAACAGGGATCAGAGTTTTAGGTGCGATCACTCCATTCGGCGGACTGGCATTTTTAACCGGTTGGGCATCTATCGCCTATTCTGCTTTTTCGGACAAAGAATAA
- a CDS encoding glutathione peroxidase, protein MAQNLYELTATLNNGTEKKLQDYKGKVLLIVNTASQCGFTPQYKGLQEMYEKYKGKGLEILGFPCDQFGHQEPGNDAEIQSFCQVNFGVNFPLFKKIEVNGDGTHPVYQYLKKQAPGLLGKSIKWNFTKFLIDKQGNVIKRFAPMTPPEKLDKQIEELLSK, encoded by the coding sequence GTGGCCCAGAATTTATACGAACTAACCGCTACTTTAAACAACGGAACCGAGAAGAAATTGCAAGATTATAAAGGAAAGGTTCTATTGATTGTCAATACCGCAAGCCAATGCGGATTCACCCCACAATACAAAGGACTTCAGGAAATGTACGAAAAGTACAAGGGAAAAGGTCTGGAAATATTAGGATTCCCTTGCGACCAATTCGGTCACCAAGAGCCAGGAAACGATGCTGAGATCCAAAGTTTTTGCCAGGTGAATTTTGGGGTGAATTTCCCCCTTTTCAAAAAAATAGAAGTGAACGGAGATGGAACTCATCCTGTTTACCAATATCTTAAAAAACAAGCTCCAGGGCTTTTGGGAAAATCCATTAAATGGAATTTTACCAAGTTTTTGATCGATAAACAAGGAAACGTGATCAAAAGATTCGCTCCGATGACTCCTCCAGAAAAACTGGACAAACAGATCGAGGAACTTCTTTCCAAGTGA
- a CDS encoding MarR family winged helix-turn-helix transcriptional regulator, translating into MNYESLKLEKQICFPLYASSRAVTALYRPLLDEFDITYPQYLVLLVLWETDKIPLKEIGEKLFLDSGTLTPLLKKMESSGLLTRDRSDQDERSLVVSLTTKGKKLQKKAVCIPERLLEESGLTPEKVEGLKRDLDDLLIILEQKLRNSA; encoded by the coding sequence GTGAATTACGAATCCTTAAAGTTAGAGAAACAGATCTGTTTCCCACTTTACGCTTCTTCCAGGGCGGTGACTGCACTATACAGGCCGCTTTTGGACGAGTTCGATATTACTTATCCTCAATACCTTGTTCTTCTTGTCCTTTGGGAAACAGATAAGATTCCCCTAAAAGAAATAGGTGAAAAATTATTTCTGGATTCTGGTACCCTAACTCCTCTTCTTAAAAAAATGGAATCCTCAGGTCTTTTGACTAGAGATAGATCCGATCAGGACGAGCGTTCTCTTGTGGTTAGCCTAACCACAAAAGGAAAAAAATTGCAAAAAAAAGCGGTTTGTATCCCGGAACGATTGTTGGAAGAATCAGGTCTCACTCCCGAAAAGGTGGAAGGCCTAAAACGAGATCTGGACGACCTTCTTATTATCCTCGAACAAAAATTAAGAAATTCGGCGTGA
- a CDS encoding PhzF family phenazine biosynthesis protein, whose translation MKSEYTIFQIDAFTDSLFKGNPAAVVPWEGEWLPDSKLIDLAAENNLSETAFFRPRKEKGEYDLRWFTPGVEVDLCGHATLASSFAIYEVLENKSEASSLKFHTKSGILEVFRENGKYYLDFPSRPPVKTEFSPDDVASCFNIKAKEILKARDILFVFEKESEVRNLVPNHEALKKLPFFAAIVTAPSDIGKSYDFVSRFFAPAKGVPEDPVTGSSHCTLIPYWSEKFGKKELNAYQASARGGNLICEKRGERVRIGGNCKLYLKGFFYLE comes from the coding sequence ATGAAGTCAGAATATACGATTTTCCAAATAGATGCCTTTACAGATTCCTTATTTAAAGGAAATCCTGCAGCAGTTGTTCCCTGGGAAGGAGAATGGTTACCAGATTCCAAACTCATCGACCTAGCAGCGGAAAATAATCTATCGGAGACCGCGTTCTTTCGTCCCAGAAAGGAAAAGGGAGAATATGATCTTAGATGGTTTACTCCAGGTGTAGAAGTGGATCTTTGCGGCCATGCGACTTTGGCGAGTTCGTTTGCAATTTACGAAGTATTGGAGAATAAGTCGGAGGCTTCTTCTTTAAAATTTCATACTAAGAGTGGGATCTTAGAAGTGTTTCGGGAGAATGGAAAATACTATTTGGATTTTCCTTCCAGGCCTCCGGTAAAAACGGAATTTTCTCCGGATGATGTCGCTTCTTGTTTTAATATTAAAGCAAAAGAAATATTGAAGGCTCGAGATATTTTATTCGTTTTTGAAAAAGAATCCGAGGTCCGAAATTTAGTTCCAAATCATGAGGCTTTGAAGAAGCTTCCGTTCTTTGCTGCGATCGTAACTGCCCCTTCGGATATTGGGAAGTCCTACGATTTTGTTTCCAGATTTTTCGCTCCTGCCAAAGGAGTTCCGGAAGATCCTGTGACCGGTTCTTCTCATTGTACATTGATCCCTTATTGGTCGGAAAAGTTTGGTAAGAAAGAATTGAATGCGTACCAAGCTTCAGCAAGAGGAGGAAATTTGATTTGTGAAAAAAGAGGAGAAAGAGTTCGTATTGGAGGAAACTGCAAACTATATCTGAAGGGCTTCTTTTATTTAGAATAG
- a CDS encoding TetR/AcrR family transcriptional regulator codes for MPSKKKMKKPEGSYHHGNLAETLKTLALKRLEISKDSAFTIREIAREAGVSHAAAYRHFPSHRDLLAQISKDGFIKITEEFTKAEKASSPSDPFDRLKRLGLAYISFCLENVGYYRAMWHIDLGPVGDLEDLMEAGKNAFLKLWETILVCKSHKINKFEAREMATAAWSLVHGYSVLLNECQLNNPVLQIDKNNALQEAEKILQILDSGLKNKSYK; via the coding sequence ATGCCCTCGAAGAAAAAAATGAAGAAGCCTGAAGGTTCCTATCATCATGGGAATCTGGCAGAAACTCTAAAAACACTAGCCTTAAAACGATTGGAGATCAGCAAAGATTCTGCGTTTACCATCAGAGAGATCGCAAGGGAAGCAGGAGTCAGTCATGCCGCTGCTTATAGGCATTTTCCTTCTCATAGAGACCTGCTGGCCCAAATTTCCAAAGATGGATTCATAAAAATTACGGAAGAATTTACGAAAGCGGAGAAGGCTTCTTCTCCTTCCGATCCATTTGATCGGTTGAAAAGACTTGGTCTTGCTTACATCTCTTTTTGTTTGGAGAATGTAGGATATTATAGAGCAATGTGGCATATAGATCTTGGGCCAGTAGGTGACTTGGAAGATCTGATGGAGGCGGGCAAAAATGCTTTTTTAAAACTTTGGGAAACGATCCTAGTCTGCAAATCGCACAAGATCAATAAGTTCGAAGCAAGAGAAATGGCAACTGCTGCCTGGTCCTTGGTTCATGGGTATTCCGTTCTTCTCAACGAATGCCAACTGAACAATCCAGTATTACAAATCGACAAGAACAACGCTTTACAAGAAGCGGAGAAGATATTACAAATTTTGGATTCAGGCTTGAAGAATAAATCTTACAAGTAA
- a CDS encoding NADPH-dependent F420 reductase → MKIGVLGTGMVGETIGSKLIQKGHEVKMGSRSATNEKAAQWVSRSGNKASQGTFKDAASFGEILFNCTKGEISVEVLHSAGEETLKGKILVDLANALDFSKGRPPGLIFGTNDSLGETIQRSFPDLKVVKTLNTMNCTIMVNASAVPGEHDVFVCGNDSEAKKKVSDLLSNDFGWKNIIDLGDITGARASEMLLPIWLRLYGTFGNTDFNFHISR, encoded by the coding sequence ATGAAAATCGGAGTTTTAGGGACCGGAATGGTAGGCGAAACCATAGGAAGCAAACTAATCCAAAAAGGACATGAAGTAAAGATGGGATCTCGTTCCGCTACAAATGAAAAAGCTGCCCAATGGGTTTCCAGATCCGGAAACAAGGCTTCTCAAGGAACTTTCAAAGATGCTGCCTCTTTCGGTGAGATTTTATTCAATTGTACGAAAGGTGAGATCAGCGTAGAAGTTTTACATTCTGCCGGAGAAGAAACTTTAAAAGGAAAAATTTTAGTAGATCTTGCCAATGCTTTAGATTTCTCAAAAGGAAGACCGCCCGGTTTAATTTTCGGGACCAATGATTCTTTGGGAGAAACTATCCAAAGATCTTTTCCTGATCTAAAGGTAGTTAAAACTCTCAACACGATGAATTGTACCATCATGGTGAACGCAAGCGCAGTTCCGGGAGAACATGATGTATTTGTTTGTGGAAACGATTCGGAAGCTAAGAAAAAAGTTTCGGACCTTTTATCGAATGATTTCGGTTGGAAGAATATTATCGACCTAGGTGATATTACTGGGGCAAGAGCAAGTGAAATGCTATTGCCCATTTGGTTAAGACTATATGGAACATTCGGAAATACGGATTTTAATTTTCATATTTCCAGATAA
- a CDS encoding DUF1801 domain-containing protein, translating to MVSKKPKQTKDSAEIISEILKPHTKNILEIVSSLRNKIQKDFPEFEERGYPVWKAIGFRDKNSGYVCGIFPFEKNVRLIFEWGVLLKDPKKILLGDTKQIRYLEYFSSEEIDINVIRNFLVQSLGLPKGKKQKEMILESISSVKKSPSKKRKS from the coding sequence ATGGTTTCTAAAAAACCTAAACAGACTAAAGACAGCGCTGAGATTATTTCAGAGATCTTAAAGCCTCATACGAAAAACATTTTAGAGATCGTAAGTTCTCTTAGAAACAAGATTCAAAAGGACTTTCCTGAGTTTGAAGAAAGAGGTTATCCAGTTTGGAAGGCGATCGGTTTTAGAGATAAAAATTCAGGCTATGTATGTGGCATCTTTCCTTTCGAAAAAAACGTTCGTTTGATCTTCGAATGGGGGGTTTTGCTCAAAGATCCTAAAAAGATATTATTAGGAGATACAAAACAGATCCGTTATTTGGAATATTTTTCTAGCGAAGAAATAGATATAAATGTTATCAGAAACTTTTTGGTGCAAAGCTTAGGATTGCCAAAAGGTAAAAAACAAAAAGAAATGATTCTAGAAAGTATAAGTTCTGTTAAAAAGTCTCCTTCTAAAAAAAGGAAATCATAA
- a CDS encoding ABA4-like family protein has protein sequence MTPELTFKLASNFALIGWLLLAGLPNARVTKLLVRNGVWPLLLSGLYLLILALHARGGFDFGSLEGVTKLFSNPWVLLAGWVHYLAFDLFVGIWETKEAEALGISRWILIPCLFFTLMFGPIGYLLFQIVRWKKGGSHASI, from the coding sequence ATGACTCCAGAACTAACATTCAAACTGGCTAGCAACTTTGCGCTCATCGGCTGGTTATTACTTGCGGGTTTACCAAATGCTAGAGTTACCAAGTTATTGGTAAGGAACGGAGTTTGGCCCTTACTCCTTTCCGGATTGTATTTGTTGATACTTGCACTTCATGCAAGAGGGGGTTTCGATTTCGGATCTCTGGAAGGCGTGACTAAACTATTTTCCAATCCTTGGGTTTTGCTTGCGGGTTGGGTGCATTATCTCGCCTTCGATCTATTCGTCGGGATTTGGGAAACAAAAGAAGCAGAAGCACTCGGAATTTCCAGATGGATCCTGATTCCTTGTTTGTTTTTCACACTGATGTTCGGACCTATCGGTTATTTATTATTTCAAATCGTTCGTTGGAAAAAAGGAGGAAGTCATGCAAGCATCTAA
- a CDS encoding endo alpha-1,4 polygalactosaminidase has translation MFSIRTFSALLIAFSFCLSSCKHHSNGERDSILVFLLTRVWIPIPGTTFQIQFTGTLDESVNAQVFDIDSDLTDSDPTVIQRLHASGKKVICYIDVGSYENYRSDASEFPPEVLGNIYSGYPDEQWLDIRRIDLLSPILSARFEKAKAKGCDGIDPDNLDGYQNDTGFPLSADDQIKFNRWISDLAHFRGMSAGLKNDPDQIPDLIGNFDWAVTESCYDGGWCNLEEAFPNKGSAVFQIEYVENGTTKNDFCSQSISLRLSGFLKNQSLDAYRDPCP, from the coding sequence ATGTTTTCCATTCGGACCTTCTCTGCCTTATTGATTGCCTTCTCCTTTTGTTTGAGCTCCTGCAAACATCATTCTAATGGAGAAAGAGATTCTATTTTAGTATTCCTTTTAACAAGAGTTTGGATCCCAATTCCGGGGACAACATTCCAGATCCAATTTACAGGAACCTTAGACGAGTCTGTAAATGCACAAGTATTCGATATAGATTCAGATCTTACAGATTCGGATCCGACTGTGATCCAAAGATTGCATGCTTCCGGTAAAAAAGTGATCTGTTATATAGATGTTGGTTCTTACGAAAATTATAGATCGGATGCTTCTGAATTCCCGCCCGAAGTATTAGGGAATATTTATAGTGGTTACCCCGATGAGCAATGGTTGGATATCAGACGTATTGACCTTTTAAGCCCGATACTTTCTGCACGCTTTGAAAAGGCAAAAGCAAAAGGTTGTGACGGGATAGATCCTGATAATTTGGACGGCTACCAGAACGACACTGGTTTTCCTTTGAGCGCGGATGATCAGATCAAATTCAATCGTTGGATCAGCGATCTGGCTCATTTTAGAGGAATGTCTGCCGGATTAAAAAACGATCCGGACCAAATTCCGGATCTGATCGGAAACTTTGATTGGGCAGTTACTGAAAGTTGTTATGACGGCGGATGGTGCAATTTAGAAGAAGCATTCCCGAACAAGGGCTCCGCGGTTTTTCAGATAGAATATGTAGAGAATGGAACGACCAAGAACGATTTCTGTTCTCAGTCGATCTCACTTCGTTTATCCGGTTTTTTGAAAAACCAAAGTTTGGATGCTTATAGGGATCCTTGTCCTTAA
- a CDS encoding DUF6935 domain-containing protein encodes MDRIPKYVSILLILLFAATISAQNETYTVTANSWPADFSSFESFRDANASTSQGAVIVLLAALSIYSKNAEEGKKALIISLDANSLISDTSPNGYKGFNINRNTIDLVKRQLEQHPYLIGSYLPGSSFQNGYKASNPPYNFTLTSNRFSGTEESGQKKLFLPSSGADTPRPVTVKRNAKGVWKASEFSSLLVGIKKPATSSPADDL; translated from the coding sequence ATGGATCGAATTCCAAAATACGTTTCTATTCTTTTGATTCTGTTGTTTGCGGCGACCATATCCGCTCAAAACGAGACCTATACTGTAACTGCAAATTCTTGGCCTGCTGATTTTTCTTCTTTCGAATCGTTTAGGGATGCGAATGCGAGTACGTCCCAAGGAGCCGTTATCGTTCTTTTGGCCGCTCTTTCTATCTATTCCAAAAATGCAGAAGAAGGTAAGAAAGCGTTGATCATTTCTTTGGACGCTAACTCCCTCATTTCAGATACTTCACCGAATGGATATAAAGGTTTTAATATCAATCGGAATACGATCGACTTAGTAAAAAGACAGTTAGAGCAACATCCTTATTTGATCGGCTCCTATCTTCCAGGTTCTTCTTTCCAGAACGGTTATAAAGCCTCTAACCCTCCTTATAATTTTACTCTTACTTCTAATCGTTTCAGTGGGACGGAAGAGTCAGGACAGAAAAAATTATTTCTTCCTTCTTCCGGCGCTGACACTCCAAGGCCCGTGACCGTAAAAAGAAATGCGAAAGGTGTATGGAAGGCGTCCGAATTTTCCAGCTTATTGGTAGGTATTAAAAAGCCTGCAACTTCTAGTCCTGCGGACGATCTTTGA
- a CDS encoding monovalent cation:proton antiporter-2 (CPA2) family protein has translation MEEKSLLVTAIILLSTAVLCVPIFKKLGIGSIIGYVVGGILIGPHGIRLVTGGTEIMHFAEFGVVLLLFLIGLELRPQTLWVLRKPVFGMGFFQVAVSSLLLGGLIGYLFQLGFVSSIILGVSLSLSSTAFALQSLAEKNQLNTSYGRSAFAILLFQDLAVIPVMAILPLAALEPGQTAHSGFNFYKLGTAIAAILLVILSGRFLMRPLFRMIAATGNHEIFVALSLVLVLGVSFAMEKVGLSMALGSFLGGVLLADSEYRHELEANLEPFKGLLLGLFFLAVGMSMNLEILINHPFLIFGLAFGLMSVKGIVLFVLGKIAKLTSDSSSNLAVSISQGGEFAFVILNVAAQLSVLSKETTDYSIVIVTASMILTPFIGIIKEKIIDPYLHEEEERPADPIYEKNRVIIAGFGRVGQIISRMLYLHKIRFTALEHNADQVNAARKFGHKIYYGDASRLDLLTAAGAAHADILVLAIQDAELSIKIAKLAKENFPNLRIIARARNRSHYFDLMELGIETIRRDTFASSLELAEETLKDLGFLPSEVKYFIQKFRDYDEAMVMDQFKLRHNEKELIAYSKNAVRQLEEAFAADMLQKEAS, from the coding sequence ATGGAAGAGAAAAGTCTACTCGTTACCGCTATTATTCTACTCAGTACAGCCGTCCTATGTGTTCCCATTTTTAAAAAACTGGGGATCGGCTCCATTATAGGTTATGTCGTCGGAGGGATTTTGATAGGACCGCATGGGATCCGACTTGTTACCGGCGGAACCGAGATCATGCATTTTGCGGAATTCGGTGTGGTCCTTCTTCTTTTTTTGATCGGGTTGGAACTCCGACCTCAAACCCTTTGGGTGCTCAGAAAACCTGTTTTCGGAATGGGATTTTTCCAAGTAGCGGTATCGTCACTTTTATTAGGTGGATTGATCGGTTATCTATTTCAATTAGGATTCGTTTCTTCGATTATTTTAGGAGTGAGTTTATCGCTTTCTTCCACGGCTTTCGCTCTTCAGTCTTTGGCGGAAAAAAACCAACTCAACACTTCTTATGGAAGATCTGCATTTGCAATCCTTCTCTTTCAGGATTTGGCAGTGATCCCTGTGATGGCAATTCTTCCTTTAGCAGCTTTGGAACCGGGACAAACAGCTCATAGTGGATTCAATTTTTATAAATTAGGAACTGCGATCGCAGCTATTCTTTTGGTGATCTTAAGCGGACGTTTTTTGATGAGGCCTCTTTTCAGAATGATCGCAGCCACAGGAAACCACGAAATTTTCGTAGCACTTTCTTTGGTGCTTGTGCTTGGAGTTTCTTTTGCAATGGAGAAGGTAGGCTTGTCCATGGCCCTCGGCTCTTTTTTAGGAGGAGTGCTACTTGCAGATTCAGAATACAGGCATGAGTTAGAAGCAAACTTAGAACCTTTTAAAGGATTACTATTAGGTCTATTTTTCCTTGCAGTTGGGATGTCCATGAATTTGGAAATTCTGATCAATCATCCATTCTTGATTTTCGGTCTTGCATTTGGGCTAATGTCAGTTAAAGGGATCGTTCTTTTTGTTTTAGGAAAGATCGCAAAACTAACTTCTGATTCTTCTTCCAATCTTGCAGTTAGTATTTCCCAAGGTGGAGAATTCGCATTTGTGATCCTGAATGTGGCCGCACAACTCAGCGTTCTTTCTAAAGAAACTACCGATTATTCTATTGTGATCGTTACTGCTTCTATGATACTCACTCCTTTTATAGGGATCATTAAAGAAAAAATAATAGATCCTTACTTGCACGAAGAAGAAGAAAGGCCTGCAGATCCTATTTACGAAAAAAACCGAGTGATCATCGCAGGTTTCGGAAGGGTGGGACAGATCATCTCCAGGATGTTGTATCTGCATAAGATTAGATTCACCGCACTAGAACATAACGCAGACCAGGTAAATGCCGCCAGAAAATTCGGGCACAAGATATATTATGGTGATGCAAGTAGATTAGATCTATTGACTGCGGCCGGAGCAGCTCATGCAGATATACTAGTACTTGCGATCCAAGATGCAGAGTTATCCATAAAAATTGCGAAGCTTGCAAAAGAGAATTTTCCAAACTTAAGGATTATTGCAAGAGCAAGAAACAGGTCCCATTATTTCGATTTGATGGAGTTAGGAATTGAAACGATACGAAGAGATACGTTCGCTTCTTCTCTAGAGCTCGCGGAAGAAACTTTGAAAGATCTGGGATTTTTACCTTCGGAAGTAAAATACTTCATCCAAAAGTTTAGAGATTACGATGAGGCGATGGTCATGGATCAATTCAAACTCAGACATAATGAAAAAGAACTGATCGCTTATTCTAAAAATGCAGTCCGTCAATTGGAAGAAGCTTTCGCTGCGGATATGCTCCAAAAAGAAGCTTCTTAA